The Blautia obeum ATCC 29174 region ACCTTCTTTTATACTTTTCGTTCCCTTCACACCGGTACGGGCAAGATGTTCTGTCACTTTATATCCTAAATTCTTCAGAACTTCTGCAGTCTTCCCGGCTGTACAAAATTCTTCATATCCAGGTTCCGGATGCGCTGCAATATCCTCAGCAAATGCAATGATCTGATCTTTATGTACATCAATCAGCCGCAAAATACGCTGTCCGGTTTCATCTATCATAAAACTCATCTCCCTCTGCCACTTCTGGATGTTATCTGCTTCATTCAGACAACTTGACAGAATGACACTTTAACAAGTTAACGCGTTATACAAATACTATATTCATATTCTCATATCATAACATAAATCTCACTCATTGCAAGTACTGAAAATAATGCAGGGGAAAACAAAATTTTTCTTGCATTTTATCAAAAATACGCTATAATATATTTTGTGTCTGAACACAAGCTGAAATAGCTCAGTTGGTAGAGCACTTCACTCGTAATGAAGGGGTCGTGGGTTCGAGTCCCATTTTCAGCTTTCTTTTTTTGCCTAAAAATGCCGCCAGATTCTATTCTGACGGCATTTCTATTATACTGCAATATCTTTTTTTACTGTTTTTCTGGAAACGGTCTTTTTTTCACCGGCTTTCTTCGCTACTGTTTTCTTTACAGCTACTTTTTCTGCAGCAACCTTTTTTGCACTTTCCTTCTTTGGTGCTGTCTTGCGGGCGGTCTTTTTGGCAGTTGTCGGTTTCTTCGCTGCTACTGCCAGTTTCTCCGGCTTTTTGCCCGGTGTGCAGGAAAAAACAGCCACACCCAGTGCAGGAAGCTTAAAGGTAACAGAATATTCTCTTTCATCACAATCTGCCTGTTTGCAGGTTTTTGCCCTTACGTTTACTATTCCCTGTCCGCCATATTCTTTGCGGTCACTGTTGAAGATTTCTTTGTATTTTCCGTAGAATGGAACACCCATCTGATAATTCTCATATGGAACTGCAGCAAAATTACATACCGCAAGAAGTGTTTCTTCAGGATTTTCTGTTTTGCGAAGGAATGTCAGGACATTTTCTTCATATTTCATAAGCTGGATCCATTCAAATCCTTCATAATCATTATCCATGAGTGACAATGCCGGCTGAGAGACATACATCTCATTCAGATCGTGGATAAATCTCTTCATTTCATCCGTAAGCTCTTTGTCCGGTGCCATCATTTTGCATCCTGGATGCAGCATCATGTAGGAATATGCAGCCCGGATCTGGCTCAGTTTCTGTAACTCATCACCTGGAAGTTTTGCCATAAAACTCTTCTGATCACCGGTTTCTCTGCTTCCAAGTGGAAGAACAAAGTGTTCGCAGTAAGTGTACAGCATAGAAAGTGTCAACTGATCATGTACATACTGACGCTCGATCGGATCTTTGGAAAGGTAATTCAGAAAATCTCCAGCCCAGTTGTTATTCCATTTATAAGAGAAACCAATATTGTCATCCTCAACACTTCCAGTAAGTTCTGACCAAAGACCATCTTCCTGCGCGATCGTAATCGTTCCTGGAAGCTTCTTTGCCAAAATAGAATTAAGATGTTTCAGCAATTCTACAGCTGCAAGATTTTCATTGGTTCCATAAATATTTGGTCTCCACTGTCCATATTCTCTGCCAAAGTCAAGATACAGCATAGAATCCACATCATCCAGTCTTAAACCATCTGCATGATAGAATTCCAGCCAGTAAAAAGCATTTGCCAGAAGAAAATCTTTGACCATCGGACTTTCAAAATTGAATAAAAGAGTTCCCCACATCGGATGAATAGCCATTGATGGATCCGGATTTTCATATAAAGGTGTTCCATCAAACTGTTCTAATCCACCCTCAGTTCTTGGAAAATGCGAAGGTGTCCAATCCAGGATCACACCAATATTTTCTTTATGAAGTTCATTTACTAAATTCTGAAAATCTGCCGGTGTTCCAAATCTGCGGTCTGGTGCATAATAAGCAAATGTACTGTACTCTCCAGCTTCATCATCAAGATATTCCATTACCGGATGAAGTTCCACATGTGTATATTTCAGATTTTTAAGATATTTAACAAGCTCGGCAGCATTTTTCCATTTGGAAAGACTGGTCTCATAAATAGAAATCGGCTGTTTACGATCGCTGAATCTTTCACGATCTTTCATCCAGGCTTCATCATCCCATTTAAACCCACGAAGATCTGTAACAACAGAGGCCGATGCCGGAGGAACCTCCGTACAGGCAGCATATGGATCCGATTTAAGCTGTACTGCACCGCCTTTTAATTTTATTTCATATTTATAGATTTCACCGGCTTTCACACCTGGAATAAACAATTCAAAAATACCAGACATAGGCATACGATGCATCATATGGCAGCGACCATCCCAGTTATTAAAATTACCTACTACGCTGACACGGAGTGCATTTGGTGCCCAGACTGCGAATGCAGTTCCTTCCACACCATTAATTTCCATCGGATGAGCCCCAAGCTTCTCATATGCATGATAAAAAACACCTGCACAGAAAGCTTTTTCTTCTGCTTCTGTAATCTGTCCCGGAAATGCATAAGGATCCGCAAATGTCCTGGTTTCTTTTCCTCTGGTAATGCGATACTGATATGCCGGGATCTTTCTTCCCGGAATCATTGCCGCAAAGTAACCGGCATCATCCTGTTTCTCCATCTCATATGCCTTTTTATCTACAAGAACTTCTGCCTTCTCTGCATCCGGAAAAAATCCCTGGATCAGAATACCATCTGCAGTAAGCCGAGGCGCCATCAGATCTTTCGGCGATGCTTCTTCTGCATAAACAACTGCTTCAATCTCCGGCCAGTCCATATATTTATATACTTTGCTTTCCATAATTCATGCCTCCATTCTGAAATACAATTCTCAAATTGCATTCCTTTGTTTTAGTTTATCATTTTTTTGTATAAAAATAAAGAATATACCGAAATTAGTTTGACAAAAAGAGTTCTCTACGATAAATTGAATATATCAAAGAACATATGAAACAAGGAGGTCTTTATTGATATGGAAAAAAGACAATTTGATGTAACAGCTCTTGGCGAGCTTCTTATTGACTTCACTGAAAACGGTTTCAGTTCCCAGGGCAACCCTCTTATGGAAGCCAATCCGGGTGGAGCCCCATGTAATGTTCTTGCCATGCTGGAACGTCTTGGAAAAAAAACTGCTTTTATCGGCAAAGTCGGCAAAGATATGTTCGGAAATCAGTTAAAATCAGCGGTTGAAGAGGTCGGTATCGACACACGCAATCTAATTCTGGACGAAAAATATCATACCACTCTTGCCTTTGTTCATACATATCCGGATGGTGACCGTGATTTTTCTTTCTATCGAGATCCAGGTGCAGATATGATGCTCACTAAAGACGAAGTTCAAAAGGAACTGATTGAATCCTCCCGCATCTTCCATTTCGGAACACTCTCTTCTACTCACGAAGGTGTACGTGAAGCTACCCGCCATGCGATCGAACTTGCCAAAGAAGCCGGATGTATCATTACCTTTGACCCTAACCTGCGTCCACCTCTCTGGAAATCCCTGGATGATGCCAGAGCTGAGATTGAATACGGCATGTCCAAATGTGATGTTCTCAAAATCTCCGATAATGAAGTAGAATTCATGTGTGGTACAACAGATTATGATAAAGGTGCTGCTATGATCCAGGAGAAATACAACATTCCGCTCATCCTTATCACACTGGGTAAGGATGGAAGCCGTGCATACTATAAAAATATGCGAGTAGAAGCAGCTCCATTCCTTCAGGAAAATACAATAGAGACTACCGGTGCCGGAGATACTTTCTGTGCAAGTACTTTAAATTATGTACTTGACCACGGCCTCAATGATCTCACAGAAGAAAATCTGAAAGAACTTCTTACTTTTGCAAATGCTGCTGCATCTCTCATTACCACACGAAAGGGTGCACTTCGCGTTATGCCAACCCGCGAAGAAGTCGAAGCTTTTATTGAAAGCCGCAAATAATTTTTCAAAACTTTTCTAACTGAATATACAAAAGGTCCCGGACGATTTTATCTGAATCATCCGGGACTTTTTTCGATTTTTATTTGATCACGCGAACCTTAGATACACCTTCAATTGCTTTTAATTCATCAAGTGCTTCTTTAGATGCTGCACTTTCCAGATCAATGATCGTATATGCATAGCTTCCACGACTCTTATTTGTCATATCTGCAATATTCAGTCCTTCACTTCCAAGGATCTTGGTAAACTGACTGATCATATTCGGGATGTTTTTGTGACAGATGGTAATACGTCCAACTGCTATACATGTTCCCATGTCACAGTTTGGGAAGTTTACAGAATTTTTGATATTTCCGTTTTCAAGGAAATCTCTGACTTCTTTTACAGCCATTACTGCACAGTTTTCTTCAGATTCCGCTGTGGATGCACCAAGATGTGGTGTAACGAGGATTCCTGGTCTTCCAGCCACAAGCGGATTTGCAAAGTCTGTTACATATTTCTTAACCTTACCACTGTCAAGAGCTTCGATCAAAGCTTCTTCATCAACAAGAAGGTCTCTTGCAAAGTTCAGAAGAACGACACCCTCTTTCATCTTTGTGAAAGCTTCTTTGTCGATCATCTTACGCGTATTATCTGTCAGCGGTACATGGATCGTGATATAATCACACTGGCTGTAGATTTCATCCAGAGATTTGCTGTGTTTGATGGTTCTTGACAGATTCCACGCTGCATCGATGGAAATAAACGGGTCATATCCGTAAACTTCCATGCCAAGATGTGTTGCAGAATTTGCAACCATAGCTCCAATCGCACCAAGACCGATGATACCAAGTTTCTTTCCACTGATCTCACATCCGGCAAACTGCTTTTTCTGTTTTTCAGCCAGTTTGTCGATATGTTCTTTGTCCTCTTCATGAGCAACCCATTCGATACCTCCAACGATATCACGGGAAGCCAGAAGCATGCCGGCAAGAACAAGCTCTTTCACACCATTTGCATTGGCACCTGGAGTATTAAATACCACGATACCATTTTCTGCACACTGCTCAACCGGAATATTATTAACACCTGCACCTGCACGGGCAATAACCTTAACGTTCTCAGGAAGCTCCATATCATGCATCTTTGCACTTCTTACCAGAACTGCATCAGCATCATTTAATTCTTCTGTCTGTTTGTACTCCTCACCAAACAGGCCAAGGCCTGTCTGGGATATAGGGTTGAGGCATTTATACTGGAACATTATACATTTTCCTCCTCGAATTTTTTCATGAATGCAACAAGGGCTTCTACGCCTTCTTTTGGCATTGCATTGTAGATACTTGCACGCATACCGCCTACAGTTCTGTGTCCTTTAAGGTTTACAAGACCTGCTGCTTTTGCTTCTTTTACAAATTTGGCATCCATATCCTTGTCACCTGTAACAAAAGGAACATTCATAAGAGAACGGGAATTTGGCTCTACAGTACCTTTGAAGAGTTTGCTCTGATCCAGATAATCATAAAGGATCTTTGCTTTCTCGATGTTTCTCTTCTGCATTTCTTCCAGTCCGCCCATCGCTTTGAGCCATTTGAAAACTTTGCCGCATACATAAATGCAGTAAGCATTCGGAGTATTGTAGAGAGATCCTGCATCTGCATGTGTTTTGTATGTAAGCATGGTTGGTGTTCCCGGAAGAACATCCTCTGTAATAAGATCCTCACGAATGATTGCAATAACCATGCCTGCAGGTCCGATATTTTTCTGAACACCGCCGTAGATAATGCCATATTTACTTACATCTACAGGCTCAGATAA contains the following coding sequences:
- the glgB gene encoding 1,4-alpha-glucan branching enzyme, with amino-acid sequence MESKVYKYMDWPEIEAVVYAEEASPKDLMAPRLTADGILIQGFFPDAEKAEVLVDKKAYEMEKQDDAGYFAAMIPGRKIPAYQYRITRGKETRTFADPYAFPGQITEAEEKAFCAGVFYHAYEKLGAHPMEINGVEGTAFAVWAPNALRVSVVGNFNNWDGRCHMMHRMPMSGIFELFIPGVKAGEIYKYEIKLKGGAVQLKSDPYAACTEVPPASASVVTDLRGFKWDDEAWMKDRERFSDRKQPISIYETSLSKWKNAAELVKYLKNLKYTHVELHPVMEYLDDEAGEYSTFAYYAPDRRFGTPADFQNLVNELHKENIGVILDWTPSHFPRTEGGLEQFDGTPLYENPDPSMAIHPMWGTLLFNFESPMVKDFLLANAFYWLEFYHADGLRLDDVDSMLYLDFGREYGQWRPNIYGTNENLAAVELLKHLNSILAKKLPGTITIAQEDGLWSELTGSVEDDNIGFSYKWNNNWAGDFLNYLSKDPIERQYVHDQLTLSMLYTYCEHFVLPLGSRETGDQKSFMAKLPGDELQKLSQIRAAYSYMMLHPGCKMMAPDKELTDEMKRFIHDLNEMYVSQPALSLMDNDYEGFEWIQLMKYEENVLTFLRKTENPEETLLAVCNFAAVPYENYQMGVPFYGKYKEIFNSDRKEYGGQGIVNVRAKTCKQADCDEREYSVTFKLPALGVAVFSCTPGKKPEKLAVAAKKPTTAKKTARKTAPKKESAKKVAAEKVAVKKTVAKKAGEKKTVSRKTVKKDIAV
- the serC gene encoding 3-phosphoserine/phosphohydroxythreonine transaminase produces the protein MSRVYNFSAGPAVLPEPVLKEVADEMMDYQGTGMSVMEMSHRSPEFQKIIDDAEQDLRDLMKIPDNYKVLFLQGGASQQFAMIPMNLMKNRVADYIVTGQWAKKAYQEAQKYGKVNKIASSEDKTFSYIPDCSDLPISPDADYVYICENNTIYGTKFKTLPNTKGKTLVADVSSCFLSEPVDVSKYGIIYGGVQKNIGPAGMVIAIIREDLITEDVLPGTPTMLTYKTHADAGSLYNTPNAYCIYVCGKVFKWLKAMGGLEEMQKRNIEKAKILYDYLDQSKLFKGTVEPNSRSLMNVPFVTGDKDMDAKFVKEAKAAGLVNLKGHRTVGGMRASIYNAMPKEGVEALVAFMKKFEEENV
- a CDS encoding carbohydrate kinase family protein, producing MEKRQFDVTALGELLIDFTENGFSSQGNPLMEANPGGAPCNVLAMLERLGKKTAFIGKVGKDMFGNQLKSAVEEVGIDTRNLILDEKYHTTLAFVHTYPDGDRDFSFYRDPGADMMLTKDEVQKELIESSRIFHFGTLSSTHEGVREATRHAIELAKEAGCIITFDPNLRPPLWKSLDDARAEIEYGMSKCDVLKISDNEVEFMCGTTDYDKGAAMIQEKYNIPLILITLGKDGSRAYYKNMRVEAAPFLQENTIETTGAGDTFCASTLNYVLDHGLNDLTEENLKELLTFANAAASLITTRKGALRVMPTREEVEAFIESRK
- a CDS encoding phosphoglycerate dehydrogenase, which gives rise to MFQYKCLNPISQTGLGLFGEEYKQTEELNDADAVLVRSAKMHDMELPENVKVIARAGAGVNNIPVEQCAENGIVVFNTPGANANGVKELVLAGMLLASRDIVGGIEWVAHEEDKEHIDKLAEKQKKQFAGCEISGKKLGIIGLGAIGAMVANSATHLGMEVYGYDPFISIDAAWNLSRTIKHSKSLDEIYSQCDYITIHVPLTDNTRKMIDKEAFTKMKEGVVLLNFARDLLVDEEALIEALDSGKVKKYVTDFANPLVAGRPGILVTPHLGASTAESEENCAVMAVKEVRDFLENGNIKNSVNFPNCDMGTCIAVGRITICHKNIPNMISQFTKILGSEGLNIADMTNKSRGSYAYTIIDLESAASKEALDELKAIEGVSKVRVIK